A genomic region of Oryza glaberrima chromosome 1, OglaRS2, whole genome shotgun sequence contains the following coding sequences:
- the LOC127769743 gene encoding protein SENESCENCE-ASSOCIATED GENE 21, mitochondrial-like, whose translation MERVASSCLSLLAQRRGYSVAAAVAKGAGRRADEKKVAAAVAKRTMAKAAEEKTAWVPDPVTGYYRPAGGAKEVDAAELRAKLLSNSKRMAAN comes from the exons ATGGAGAGGGTTGCATCGAGCTGTCTCAGCCTTCTGGCACAAAG GAGGGGTtactcggtggcggcggccgtggcgaaGGGAGCCGGCCGGAGGGCGGACGAgaagaaggtggcggcggcggtggccaagcGCACGATGGCGAAGGCCGCCGAGGAGAAGACGGCGTGGGTGCCGGACCCGGTGACCGGGTActaccggccggccggcggcgcaaaGGAGGTGGACGCGGCGGAGCTGCGCGCCAAGCTGCTCTCCAACTCCAAGAGGATGGCTGCCAACTGA